Sequence from the Kribbella aluminosa genome:
TAATGTCAACGTTGACATAGCAGCTCCATCCGCGCGGGCAAGGTCCTCCAGCAGCGTACGACGACCAGCCGCCTCCTGAGGCTGTCCGGGGAGTGAGCCTCGCACGGACGACGAGTATCCCTGGAACCCGCGACGAATGACCTGACGGACCACCGCCCGCCGCGCTCCCGCCGCGGACCGCCGCCCGCCGCGCTCCCGGCGTCGGCCCGCGCTTGGCACCAGCACCTCTTCCTGGTAGTACGTCCCGCGCACGGTGCCGGAGGCGGCCGAAGGAACTGCCGCCGCGGAGCAGTGTCCTTTGTGGGGGGTCTGCTACTTCTTCGGGGCGGAGGTGGCTCGGATGTGGAGTTCGGTGCGGAGGGTGACGGTGGAGGGTGGGCGGCCGGGGGCGGTGGTGCGGTCCTTGAGGAGCATGCCGGCGGTGCGGCCCAGCTCGTACGTGGGCTGGGCGACGGTGGTGAGGCTGGGGATGACCAGGTCTGCCCACGGGATGTCGTCGAAGCCGACGATCGCGATGTCGTCCGGGGCGCGGAGGCCCTTGCGGGCCAGGCATTCGAGGGCGCCGACGGTCATCAGGTTGTTGGTGGCGAAGAGTGCCTCGGGCGGATCGGGCAGCTCCAGCAGGCTTTCCATCGCGGCGTACCCACCGGCCTCGCGGAAGTCGGCGTGCCGCACGAGGTCCTTGTCGTACCGGATCCCGCCCGCCCGCAGCGCCGACCGGTACCCGGCCAGCCGGTCCATCGCGGTCGACACCTTCCGCGGCCCGGTGATGCAGGCGATCCGCCGATACCCTCCGTCGATCAGGTGTTTGACACCTTCGAACGCGCCGTGCTCGTTGTCCACCAGCACCGTGTCCGCCTCGACGCCCTCGACCCGCCGGTCGATCATCACCAGCGGGATCTTCGCGTCCGCGAGCAGCTGCACGCCCTCCGCGGTCGACGTCGGCGAGATCACCACCCCGGCCATCTGGTCGGTCAGCACCGCCGACGCGTACGCCGCTTCCTTCGCCGGGTCCTCGTCGGAGTTGCACAGGACGACGTGGTATCCCTCGGTCTGTGCGACGTCCTCGAGCCCGCGGACCAGCGAGGTGAAGAACGGGTTCTC
This genomic interval carries:
- a CDS encoding LacI family DNA-binding transcriptional regulator — protein: MTTIYDVARRSGVSPATVSRVLSGRRNVDPELSEKVRAAVAELGYRPNGVARNLRKSSTNLWAVVISDIENPFFTSLVRGLEDVAQTEGYHVVLCNSDEDPAKEAAYASAVLTDQMAGVVISPTSTAEGVQLLADAKIPLVMIDRRVEGVEADTVLVDNEHGAFEGVKHLIDGGYRRIACITGPRKVSTAMDRLAGYRSALRAGGIRYDKDLVRHADFREAGGYAAMESLLELPDPPEALFATNNLMTVGALECLARKGLRAPDDIAIVGFDDIPWADLVIPSLTTVAQPTYELGRTAGMLLKDRTTAPGRPPSTVTLRTELHIRATSAPKK